DNA from Colletotrichum higginsianum IMI 349063 chromosome 7 map unlocalized unitig_7, whole genome shotgun sequence:
ACGCTTTGGCGGTGAAGAGAATCCCGACCGTCGAGCAGGAAGGCATCACCTGGAAGACGTTCAAGTACACGCTCTCCCGCCCAATGTGGTGGATCTGCGTTCCCTGTTACATGTTAGTTAACGCCCGCGTTCTATCGATTGAATGACCTCCCGCATTTGTACTGATATTTCACAGCTTCTTGTGCCAGGCACATTACTGGACTGGCTATATGGCCCTGTGGCTCCGGAGCACTGGTTACTCGATCGAACTGGTCAACATCTTGCCGACCTTCATCGATCTTCTGCGCGCGTTATCCTCCTGGCTAGGAACCACGTTGGCAGGTTGTCTGAGTATCCGCGGGCTCTGGACTTTCCAAGCAGTGAGTGCTGAACTGTCTCGCACGTCCTCGAGGCGCTTGCTTACCTAACGGATCACAGTCCTTTGTGCTCTTCGCGTGTATCGTCTTGTCGGTATGGAATGTCCCAGACATCCTCAAGTTCTGCGCGTTCTACTTTGGAGGCTTCTCCGGAATGGCCTCCCCAATCTTGGTATGTTGCAGCAACGGCTCAGAAAGAGGACATATGGCCTTGTACTAACTAACGGATGAACAACAGTATTCCTGGCTCAACTCCACTCTCAAGGAGAACTACGGTGAACGCGGTCTCATCATCTCTTCCATGATGACTCTAGGCTTCTGCGGACAGATCTGGGTGCCACTGTTCACGTTCCCGACCGTGGAGGCACCGCGGTTCCCACACGGATACCCCGCGGCCACCGTGTTCGAGGTCGCCATGTGGGCATTCTTGATGTTTGGCACGTGGTACATGAAGAGATGGAAGTTGAAGCATCCGGACCTGGAGATGAGGCTGGCAAACGAGCCCACTGCACAAGAAGACTCTTCGACCCTAGGGTCCGACTCGGAAAGAcccgacgtcgaggcggcTGTCACGCAAGAcaaggggaaaagggaggaggtggtggccGCTCAGCCTTTGGCCGTGAAGAATTGAATCACATTGCAGGTATCACAAGGTTTGATCATGGGTTGGTAAAAGCTGCATGAAGCTCAAAGTTACTCAGAGACAGATTAGAATTATAGAGATTGATACAATTTAGACTTTAGCGTGGAGAACATTTTGTTGTACTGGATGAAATGTCGAGAAATGCCAATTCCATTCTTTATAAGTGTCATCGTTTTACAAAGTCCTACTCTTCAGCTGCCCGCTCTCCAGCAAGCAATGTTTCTTGGATACGCTGGGACGGAAGCCATTTATCGGCAGGGATGAACCACCAAGAGAGAATGGCAAAAATGGTCACGATGCCCATAATCACCGGGGCATAATTGAGAGTCGACGCCTCGACGGGGAAGACATACGGCGAGAACAGCACCGCCACAACCCATCCGTTCCACAGAACGGCAATGGCCTGGAAGGGCTTGCTCAAACGGCCCAGGCTCCACGCCGGCTTCGGGAAGTGCTTCGGTGTCAAGAGAAGACGGCAGATGCAGATCAGACCGTAGGCGGCAGCCGAAGGGACTCCCGCTGCCGAGACGAGGGACGTGAATGCCACGGACGACGGGAGGATGGTGCAGGTGATGACGGAGGCCACGCCCCAGACGACCAAGACGGCATTACGCGGctgcccgtcgacgaccttggaGACCCAAGGGGACCAGGGCAGGACGCCATCGCGGGCCACCGCAAAGACCAGACGCGATGCAGCGAGAACGGCAATGGCGGTATTCTGTGTTTGTATCAGCGTTTGTTTATAAAGGTCTGGTCTAGATCCACAGTCGAGACTTACAAACCAGAGGGCAACAATACAGATGATGTTCATGAAGATGTGCGCTCTCTCGCCGAGAATGGCTGCGTACAGGGGCACGAACGGCTGAGTACTTccgaaagagaagaaagtGTCCGCGTCGGGCTGAAGAGTAACCATTGTCAGTAGTCAATCCGCGAGGCCTCTCTCTATGCTCCGCATGGTGACTTACAACGCAGAACAAAAACAAGATCACCACAATGAAGCCGCCAACGCCACTGGTGACCGTGCTCCAGAAGATGCCCTGCGCGGCTGCGACGCTGGCGTTCTTggtctcctcggccacgTGTCCGGAAGCGTCGAAACCAATGAGGATACCGGCCGTGGCGAGGTACGAGAGACACCAGTTCCAGCCCGCCGGGGCGCCCGTCCCGTTGTAGGTGGTCAGGAAGGCATCGTGGGCCGAGCGGAAGCCGTACTCGCTCTTGCTGGTTGCAACGGGCAACCAGATCATGTTCAGGACAaagtcgaggaggacgaaggaGGTGGACATGTAGAAGATCCACTTGAAGTAGCGTGCTGGAACCTGGCGTTAGCGAGACGCGAATCCATCCTGCACCACTTGGATCAACACTCACGGGGCAAGAGATTCCAGATGGCTGCCAGAGCGAGCATCACCTCTGTGGTTATCCACTGGACAGCCCGGAATTTGACGCTTGATGTGTCTGACGGGAAGTCGAGATCGAAGACCACAATCTCCTGCGGGGTTGTTGTTAGACATAGGACAGATACACGACGACTGGTGCTTGGTTGTAGAGGCGACTTACAGAGAGCATGTAGTTGACAGCAGATTGGGTGTTGCCTGGGAGTTGTGTCAGCCAAATGTCCCGGATCGCCTGATCGATATGATGTGACGTACTGGCACAGAACGTTGTCCAGGCTGTGGTACTCCACCACGCGACGATGAAGCCGAAGAACCTGCCGTAACGGGGTCCTCCGGCTTCGGCTGCCCACATGTAGATGGATCCTGCAAGAGGGAGCGAGGAGCAAATCTCTGCAATTACGGCAGCGGTGATGAAGGTGAAGACACAGGTCACCAGGAAACTCGTCCTACACGTTCATCAGTCGACAACCTTATGCGATGGCAGCAGCCATAAGAGAAGTCAGAGTATACCAGTATGCGAGATTGCCTCCTGCTGCTATACCCGTGGCAAAGGTAACTCGGACGCCACCAATGAAGTATAGAGCGGCTACGGGAAAAAAAGTCAGTCAATTCCTAGCTCAGTCAATCAAAAGCGTTTGCAACAATATGCCTACCGAATGTTGTTGCAAAGTTGTGGAAAACATTGAACGTCCTGTGTAAGACCTAGAAGAGTGAGTCGACTTGACATTCACCGCCTATTCCAGCATCACCCAGCTTACCGGCTTGTAGCCCAAGTTTTCCTACAAGTTCGCAGTCAGCTAGAGTATTGCAGGCACCTGCTCCGAAGATTGACCACTTACCAAGACTCGCGCGTCTCTGGTTGACTCCTGCTCTTCGTCGCTCTGGGAGAGCGTTGCATCCTTGGCGACACTTGCATCTTGGCGATCGACGGCCATCTTTGGTCGCAAGTCTTGGTGTTGGTCCGAGCTGAGCGAATGAGCGACGTCGCGGTGA
Protein-coding regions in this window:
- a CDS encoding Major facilitator superfamily transporter, with product MGGFIESVKKNKVGAVVVSVFDWYPSHYPAAEKKLLKKLDLAILVFGSLSFFCRFLGQQNITNAYVSGMREELDARGNELNYYVVAYNTAYVIGQIPLMTLQTKAKIAPFLLPSLQIIWAVIAFSQSEIKKNWHLYILRAITGFLEASSFGGTHLIRRFLYESGLYIFDLLTAPLALVGSWFKNEELFKRAGVWFMGNSLGSMFSGYLLAAIHRNLNGVMGRSGWRWLFIVQGIITLPISFLGFAFWPGLPSSPRRWYFTADEHALAVKRIPTVEQEGITWKTFKYTLSRPMWWICVPCYIFLCQAHYWTGYMALWLRSTGYSIELVNILPTFIDLLRALSSWLGTTLAGCLSIRGLWTFQASFVLFACIVLSVWNVPDILKFCAFYFGGFSGMASPILYSWLNSTLKENYGERGLIISSMMTLGFCGQIWVPLFTFPTVEAPRFPHGYPAATVFEVAMWAFLMFGTWYMKRWKLKHPDLEMRLANEPTAQEDSSTLGSDSERPDVEAAVTQDKGKREEVVAAQPLAVKN
- a CDS encoding Amino acid transporter, with translation MAVDRQDASVAKDATLSQSDEEQESTRDARVLENLGYKPVLHRTFNVFHNFATTFAALYFIGGVRVTFATGIAAGGNLAYWTSFLVTCVFTFITAAVIAEICSSLPLAGSIYMWAAEAGGPRYGRFFGFIVAWWSTTAWTTFCASNTQSAVNYMLSEIVVFDLDFPSDTSSVKFRAVQWITTEVMLALAAIWNLLPPRYFKWIFYMSTSFVLLDFVLNMIWLPVATSKSEYGFRSAHDAFLTTYNGTGAPAGWNWCLSYLATAGILIGFDASGHVAEETKNASVAAAQGIFWSTVTSGVGGFIVVILFLFCVPDADTFFSFGSTQPFVPLYAAILGERAHIFMNIICIVALWFNTAIAVLAASRLVFAVARDGVLPWSPWVSKVVDGQPRNAVLVVWGVASVITCTILPSSVAFTSLVSAAGVPSAAAYGLICICRLLLTPKHFPKPAWSLGRLSKPFQAIAVLWNGWVVAVLFSPYVFPVEASTLNYAPVIMGIVTIFAILSWWFIPADKWLPSQRIQETLLAGERAAEE